The following coding sequences lie in one Rutidosis leptorrhynchoides isolate AG116_Rl617_1_P2 chromosome 6, CSIRO_AGI_Rlap_v1, whole genome shotgun sequence genomic window:
- the LOC139855021 gene encoding short-chain dehydrogenase reductase ATA1-like, protein MNNLHCMLIGKVAIVTGGARGIGGDISKLMAENGAHIIIADVLDEVGAEFAKSIGGVFIHCDVSKESDVESAVQLALLSKGKLDIIICNAGIIDNGRSITNLEMKNVASLINVNLNGVIHGIKHAARAMISLNNKGSIVCCTSSAAIMGGLASHAYTLTKGAILGLSRSTACELGVHGIRVNCVSPHGIPSEMLVTAYRDHLGKPNMTIEQVSDMISKEGSLLQGRCGTFEDIAHAVLFLVSEEAGFITGHNLVIDGGYTCASGQLRFVYEK, encoded by the exons ATGAATAACTTACATTGTAT GTTGATAGGAAAAGTTGCGATAGTAACCGGTGGAGCAAGAGGAATTGGAGGTGATATATCAAAGTTAATGGCGGAGAACGGGGCACATATTATAATTGCTGATGTATTAGATGAAGTTGGTGCAGAATTTGCCAAGTCTATTGGGGGAGTTTTTATACATTGTGATGTCTCTAAAGAATCTGATGTTGAATCTGCTGTTCAACTTGCTCTATTATCGAAAGGCAAACTTGATATCATTATCTGCAATGCTGGAATAATTG ATAACGGAAGGAGCATCACAAATCTTGAAATGAAGAATGTAGCATCTCTAATCAACGTTAATTTAAACGGCGTGATACACGGAATTAAACATGCGGCTCGAGCCATGATTTCATTAAATAACAAAGGTTCAATCGTATGCTGCACAAGTTCAGCCGCGATCATGGGAGGCCTTGCATCACACGCGTACACCTTAACTAAAGGAGCCATTCTTGGACTATCAAGAAGTACGGCTTGCGAATTAGGTGTTCATGGAATTCGAGTAAATTGTGTTTCGCCTCATGGGATCCCTTCAGAGATGCTTGTGACAGCGTATCGAGATCATTTAGGGAAACCAAACATGACTATCGAACAAGTGAGCGATATGATAAGTAAGGAGGGAAGTTTGTTACAGGGGAGATGTGGAACCTTTGAAGATATTGCTCATGCTGTTTTGTTTCTTGTTAGTGAAGAAGCGGGATTTATAACCGGACATAATTTGGTTATCGATGGTGGTTATACTTGTGCTTCGGGTCAATTGAgatttgtttatgagaaatga
- the LOC139851449 gene encoding magnesium-chelatase subunit ChlI, chloroplastic-like yields MAALLGTTTTSSSATTLLSCRSISSSKPSIRALSFNPGQSQGRRFYGGIGVPVKKGRSQFSISNVATEISPAQEQAQKLSKENQRPVYPFAAIVGQDEMKLCLLLNVIDPKIGGVMIMGDRGTGKSTTVRSLVDLLPEITVVAADPFNSDPEDPESMGMEVREKLIKGEQLPTIKTKINMVDLPLGATEDRVCGTIDIEKALTEGVKAFEPGLLAKANRGILYVDEVNLLDDHLVDVLLDSAASGWNTVEREGISISHPARFILIGSGNPEEGELRPQLLDRFGMHAQVGTVRDAELRVKIVEERARFDKNPKEFRETYKADQEKLQDQISAARSCLSLVKIDHDLRVKISKVCAELNVDGLRGDIVTNRAAKALAALKGRDQVTSEDIAVVIPNCLRHRLRKDPLESIDSGMLVIEKFYEVFS; encoded by the exons ATGGCTGCTTTACTCGGAACTACAACTACTTCTTCATCTGCAACAACATTACTCAGCTGCCGTTCAATCTCTTCCTCAAAACCATCCATTCGTGCCCTATCATTTAATCcag GGCAGAGTCAAGGTAGGAGGTTTTATGGAGGTATTGGAGTTCCAGTGAAGAAAGGAAGGTCTCAATTTTCAATCTCAAATGTTGCCACTGAAATCAGCCCAGCCCAAGAACAG GCTCAGAAGCTATCAAAGGAAAATCAAAGGCCTGTATATCCATTTGCAGCAATAGTTGGGCAAGATGAGATGAAACTATGCCTTCTGTTGAATGTCATTGACCCAAAAATTGGTGGCGTTATGATAATGGGCGACCGAGGAACCGGTAAATCCACAACCGTTCGATCACTTGTAGATTTACTCCCCGAGATCACAGTTGTTGCAGCCGACCCGTTTAACTCAGACCCAGAAGACCCAGAATCAATGGGTATGGAAGTAAGAGAGAAACTAATTAAAGGTGAACAACTACCTACTATAAAAACCAAAATCAACATGGTTGACCTTCCATTAGGAGCTACAGAAGATAGAGTATGTGGCACAATCGACATTGAAAAAGCACTTACAGAGGGAGTCAAAGCATTTGAGCCAGGTCTTCTTGCTAAAGCCAATAGAGGGATTTTGTATGTTGATGAAGTTAATCTTTTGGATGATCATTTAGTCGATGTTCTTCTTGATTCAGCTGCATCGGGTTGGAACACAGttgaaagagaaggtatttcaataTCACACCCGGCCCGTTTTATTCTAATAGGTTCTGGAAACCCAGAAGAAGGTGAACTCAGGCCACAATTACTTGATAGATTTGGGATGCATGCGCAAGTGGGTACCGTACGTGATGCTGAACTTAGGGTAAAAATTGTGGAAGAAAGAGCCCGGTTTGATAAAAACCCTAAAGAGTTTCGTGAAACATATAAAGCTGATCAAGAAAAACTTCAAGATCAGATTTCAGCAGCTAGGAGTTGTCTTTCTTTAGTGAAAATTGACCATGATCTTCGTGTTAAGATCTCAAAAGTTTGTGCTGAGTTGAATGTGGATGGATTGAGAGGTGATATAGTGACGAATCGGGCTGCAAAAGCGTTGGCTGCTTTGAAGGGGAGAGATCAAGTGACAAGTGAAGATATTGCTGTTGTGATTCCAAATTGTTTGAGACACAGATTGAGGAAGGATCCTTTGGAGTCGATTGATTCAGGTATGCTCGTTATTGAGAAATTTTATGAAGTTTTCAGTTGA